Sequence from the Gemmatimonadaceae bacterium genome:
ACCTCTCCATTGGCGGGAATGGCGCCCTCGTCGTGAATGCGCGCTTCAACGACGGGATCACCGGCAAGGACGGCCTCGTCATCAACAGCGGGAAGATCACCGTCACGTCGGTCGACGATGCCGTTCGCGGCAAGGACTATCTCATCGTGCGCAATGGAACGTTCACCCTCACCGCCGGCGGCGATGGCCTCAAGTCGGATCAAGAGGACGACGCCACGCTCGGCTACGTTCTCGTCAACAACGGCACCTTCGGCGTTACCTCGACGGGCGACGGCATCCAGGCGCAGACGGCCGCGCTCGTGACCGGCGGCACCTTCACCTTCAAGAACGGCGGCGGCAGCAACGTCGTCATCGCCGACTCGCTCTCCGCCAAGGGCGTGAAGGGCGACTCGCTCGTCGTGATCGATGGCGGAACGATCACGATTGATGCAGCTGACGATGGCTTGCACACCAACAGGTCGATGGTGGTGAACGGTGGGTCGGTCACCATTGCCACGGGCGACGATGGCGTGCACGCCGACCTCGACCTCACCATCAACGGCGGCAACATCAACGTCACCAGGAGCTACGAAGGCGTGGAGAACTCGCTCGCCGACATGGTGATCAACGGCGGGACCATTCGTGTGGTGTCGAGTGACGATGGCGTGAACCTAGCCGGCGCCGGCGACACGCAGCCCGGCGGTGTGGGCGGCGGAGCGAGCGCTTACACGCTGCGCATCAACGGCGGCCGCATCACCGTCTTTGCCAGCGGCGACGGGATCGACGCCAACGGTTCGATTGTCATGAGCGGCGGCTGCGCCATCGTGCACGGCCCAACGAGCAACAACAACGCCCCCGTGGATTACGACGGCTCCTTCCAGATGACCGGTGGCTTCCTGGTCGCCGCCGGCAGCTCGGGAATGGCGCAGGCCCCGGGCACGTCGTCGACGCAGGCCGCAGTGCTCCTCACCCTCGGCACCACACGCGCCGCCGGAACGGTGGTGCACATCCAGTCGTCGACGGGTGAGTCGGTGCTCGACTTCGCGCCGAGCAAGGCATTCCAGTCGATCGCACTCTCCACCCCCAAGCTCGCGACGGGGAAGAGCTACTCGCTCTACTTCGGCGGCACCGAGTCGGGGACGGCAACCGACGGCAGCTATGAGAGCGGGACCTACACGCCGCCCAGCTCGACGGCCAGCACCTTCACCCTTTCATCGATCGTGAGCCGGCTCACCTTCTGATGCCCGCGCGCTGAGCTGTCGGGCAATCGCGAGTGGCGCACCGCGCCAGCACGCCGCACATTCGAAGCGGCGATTGCTGGCGCAGTGTCGTTCGTGGCCCAGCGATCCAACTCGCAACCAACAGGAGAGTCCCGGTGGACCAGAATCGCACTGCACCCGATCAGCTTCCCATCGGCGACGTGAGCCGCCGCGACTTTCTGCAGGGGACCGTGGCCAGCGCCGCGCTCTTCGCCATTGGCGACACGCATCGCTTCGCTTTCCTCGAAACGCAGCAGGACGCCGTCCTCGCGCAGATCACCGCGCAGCACGACGCCACGGTGAAGATGATGCGCGACTGGATCGCGCTCCCGTCGATCGCCGCCGAGAACCTCAACTATCCGCAGGGGCCGGAGTACATGGCCAAGCTCGCGCGTGAGTCCGGCTTCGATCACGTCGAGGTGATTCCCACCGCCGGCAAGGGGGGCGTCTTTGCCACGCTCGACAGCGGCGCCAAGACCACGCTCGCCGTCTACATGATGTACGACGTGAAGCAGTTCGATCCCAAGGAGTGGACGTCGCCGCCGCTCGAGGGGCGCCTTGTCGACCGCCCGGGGCTCGGCAAGGTGATGGTTGGGCGTGGCGCGACCAACACCAAAGGTCCGCAGACCGCCTTCCTCGCCGCAATGAAGGCATTCAAGGGAGCCGGGAAGAAGCTCCCGGTGAACATCGTCCTCGTCGCCGAGGGTGAAGAGGAGATCGGTTCGCCCAACTTCCGCGAGATCGTCTTCAAGCCGCATGTGGAGGCAGCGCTGCGCAAGTGCGTGGGGATCATCATCCCGTTAGGCACGCAGTCGCCGGATGGCGAGGTGGAAATCAACCTCGGCGCCAAGGGGATCGTCGAGCTCGAGTTGGTGTCGACCGGTGAGAAGTGGGGGCGCGGCCCCAAGCTCGACGTGCATTCCAGCTACGAGGCGCAGATCGACTCGCCGGCGTGGCACCTGGTGCAGGCGCTCAACACGCTGGTGAAGGCCGACGGACACACGCCGGCGGTGGCGGGCTTCTTCGACAAGGTCAAGCCGCTCACGCCGGCGCAGGTGAGGATCATCGACCAGGCGATCCCGCGCAAGAACGAGGCGCTCACCAAGAAGGCACTCGGCGTCGAGCGCTGGTTCGCCGACGAGCCGTGGCGCCAGTCGCTCATCCGCCTCGTCTCGCAACCGACGATCAACATCGAAGGGCTTGTCGGCGGCTACACTGGTCCCGGTGGCAAGACGATTCTCCCGCACCGCGCGGTGGCCAAGATCGACATGCGCCTCGTGCCAGACATGACGGCCAAGGGGACGCTCGAGTTGCTCAAGGCGCATTTGAAGAGCCGAGGATTTGGCGACATCGAGGTGAACATGACCGGCGGCTACGACCCCACGGAAACGCCGGCCGACTCGAAGCTGGTGGCGGCGATGCAGAGCGCGTACAAGAAGCTGGGGACCGAGCCGACGCTCTGGCCGCGGCTGGCGGGGTCGTGGCCCGGGGTGACGTTCACCGGCGCGCCGTTGCATCTGCCGGCAGGGCAGTACGGAATGGGGATCGGGAGCGGAGCGCATGCGCCTGACGAGTGGTACCTCATCGACTCGACCAACCCCAAGGTGGCGGGGATCGACGGGGCGGTGCGGTCGTATGTGGAGTTGTTCTATGCGTTGGCGTAGGGGGCGGGCGCAGCCGTCGTGGCGTACGCGCCCGTCGTGGCGCGCGCCCCCGTCGTGGCGCGCGCCCCCGTCGTGGCGTGCGCGCCCGTCGTGGCGTGCGCGCCCGTCGTGGGGCGCACGCCCCACATCCCAGCGCGCCCCCTTCCCAGCGAAAGCTGGGATCCATTTGTCCTCGCGTCGCACGCGAACGGTCGCTCCCGGGCGAGTCAGCTCGGCCTCACACGAAGCCACGAACCAGTTGCTACGTGACCTAGGCAACTTCCAAGTCGTGCCGTAGGCCCTCACTCTCTGCCCCTCCCATGCTATCAGTGCTCTTGTTTCGCGCAGCGGGGATCAGGCGATTCTGGCTAACTATCGTTTGCCTTTCCATCGGCGCATGCGCTGACACTGAGTGTGTTTCCGGCGTCGGAGCGCCGGGCGTGCTGCTTACAGTTCGCGACTCGTTGACCGATGCGGGGCTCGACTCTGTTTCAACCGTCACGGTCGTCCGGCTGACAAATCGGCTTGCCCCTGGTCAACCGGACTCAGCCCGCGGCCCCCTCGTTTCGGGGTCCAATGCGCCACGTGGCCCGCTGTCCATCACTGACGATCATCCCGCACGATATCGTATCCTTGTCGAAGTGCCGCTATACGCTGCATGGGAGGCCAACGTTGAGGTGGAACGATCTTGCCCCTCCGTGCGCACCGTATCGTTAGTCGCCCGCATGAAGGCAGCCAGCTAGCCGTCGGCAGCTCGCGCAACCCTTCCCGAGGAAATTCGGCCTGGGCGGAATAGGTGTGCTCACCACCTCCGGCGCGCGCCCCTCTCGCATCTGCGTGTCTTTGCGCATGGCTCGACTACTGCACCCGAGGGAACTCCGTCACCCTGATGTTCGTGCATCCATACGGGATGAGCGTCACCTCTTCTTCCGGCTCGTTCGTCGGCGCGCGCCTCGGATCGGCCCAGGTGTTGTCTACCGGGGAGATCTCTCCTGCCCAGCCGTTCTCCAGTCCCCACCGCGGGATGCGACGCGCGCGCACCGTCGCCGACATCCCGGCACCGTCAGGAGCAAACGGGCGCTCACCCACCGGATGCTCGGCGAATCGCACGCTCTCCGCCGGCTTGTCCGGGTCCACGATCAACCCGTAGTTCCACGGTGTGGCCGGACGCACCTCGAAGTCGCCGTGCGGAAGCTCACGGTGCGGCTTGTCGGCGTTCACGCGGGTCCACTCCTCGCCGAGCTTGAGCGAGTAGACCAACGGGCCGCGCTCGACGGCGACGGCGCCGTTGTAGCGGGTGGTGATCTTCGGCGCCATCGGGAGGCGCACGTCCAGCGTCGTGATGCCACTCCACTCGCGAGTTAGGCGATACACGCTCCCGGCGCGCGCGCGCATCGGCTCCCCCATCCCCACCTGCACGGTCGCCCCCTCGGCCCACGCCGGGATGCGCAACGCCAACGGAAAGCGCGTTGCGCGCTCCGTCGTTAGGGTGATGCGCACCGACTCACGGAACGGATAGTCGGTGTCGACGACGACCTTCACCGGCGTCCCCTTGAGCGTCGTCTGTACCGTGCACGGCGCCCACGCCATCGCCGCCAACCCCTCGTCTGGCGTCGTCATCCAGAGATGCTGCGCGAACTTGGGCCACCCCTGGTGCATGTTGGCGGTGCAGCAGCCGAAGTTGGGCTCCAGGCCATAGAGATTCGACTCGGGACCGTTCGTCGACCAGCCGTGCTGCGCATTGACGGTGCATTGCACCTGGTTCACCTGCTGCACGTACTGGTGCGACCACATGTCGGGGGCAAAGGTCGCGGGGAGTGCGTTATAGGCGAGGCGCTCCAACCGATCGGCGAAGGCGCCATCGCCGAACGTGCTGGTGAGGATCTCCAGCGAGTACATGTACTCCACCACGGCGCACAGCTCACTCCCCTGCAGCGGATTCTTCCCCGACAGGCACTCGTCGCCGCTGAACATCCCCGTCACCTGCCCGTGGTATCGATCGAGGATCTCGATCATCTCGCTGGCAAAGGCACGGTCGGCGGGGCGCTGGTCAAGCCGCCAGCTCAGCGCCGCCGCCTTGGTCGCCATCCCCATGTTCACCACGTGCTTGGTCCACTTCCACAGCCCGCGCCGTGGCGTGGGGACGCGCACGTCGTCGGTCGCCATCAGCGCCGCAAAGTCGACCCCCTGCGCGCGCAGCGTGCGTGCGTAGTCGAGGAGCCACGCCTCACCCGTCTTCTCATACGTATAGAATGCAGGGACGACTCCCTCGTACCAGCGAAAGCGCCCCCAGTCGAAGAGCGGACGCGCCGGCAGCGCCTCATGCATCGCCTTCATGCTGCGCATCGCGGCGCGCAGCGCACGATCATCGCCGGTGGCTTCGTGATGCAGCGTGAGGACCTTGTTGGCGAGGAGGATCGCCCACGGATCGTAGCGCTTTTCGTTGGCGTCGAGCGGATACGGCGCGTACCACCCGTCGGCGCGCTGGTGCGTCACGATGTGGTCAACGTGCTTCGCGATGCGCGCCGAGAGGGCGGTGTCGTTGACGAGCCTTGCGAGGGGGATCGCTCCGTCGAGCCAGTACGGCGCGCGCTCCCACCCTTCCGCCTCCCCGCCGAACCACTGCGACTCGGCGACGTCGGGCCAGAACTCGTCGAGGTGCCCCGTGAGGCCGTCGGCCTGGAGCTGCAGCTGCCGGGCGAGCCAGCCGTGCGGGCGCACGGCGCCTAACGGCAGCGGGGAGAAGGCGGGGGCGGCGAGCGCCATCGGCGTCACGTTCGATGGTTGAGGGACGGCCACCTGCGCGAGCGCGTCGACGGGGAGCGAGGCACCGGCGATTGCGCCGGCGGCGACACGGGTCAGGAAGTCGCGGCGGTCGAGATCGGACATCGTCTTGGGAGGCTCGTTTGGCGGTGTGGCTGGAACGTACGCGTGGCGGTTCGGGGGGGCGAGGCTTGGCTCGGCGTGGGGTGAGCAAGGGCGCTCTCACACGAAGGCACGAATGCACCAAGATGATCGTGTGATGGGCGGGCCCGGTGTGCGCGTGAAGAACTGCCGGCTCGCGCGAAGACGCGCAGAGGAGTACGGTGCGCTCTGCACGTTGCGGCGCGCGCCAATCACCGCCCAGTGCGCCAATCACCGCTCAGTGCGCCAATCACCGCCCAGTACGCCAGTCGCCGCGCAGCGCGCCAGTCGGCGCGCAGCGCGCCAGTCGGCGCCCATCGCGCCAATCACCACCCAGCGCGCCAGTCGCCGCGCAGTGCGCCAGTCGCCGCGCAGTGCGCCAGTCGGCGCCCAGTGCGCCAATCACCGCCCAGTGCGCCAATCACCGCCCAGTACGCCAGTCGCCGCCCAGCGCGCCAATCGCGCCAATCGCCGCCCAGCGCCAGTCGCCGCCCAGCGCGCCAGTCGCCGCCCAGCGCGCCAGTCGGCGCCCAGCGCGCCAATCACCACCCAGCGCGCCAATCACCGCCCATCGCGCCAATCACCGCCCAGCGCGCCAATCACCGCCCAGCGCGCAACTCGCCGAGCAGCGCGCGGAGTCGTCGCACAACACGCCACGTCATCGCATCGCGCACCCACCGCCCCGGCGCACACCGCACTTCCCAGCGAAAGCTGGGATCCATTTGTCCGCGCGTCGCACGCGAGCGGTGGCTTCCATGGGAGAAACTTCGGACGTACGCGATGCCTGTCCCGGCGAAGGCTGGGAACGCGACGGCGCCAACGAGAAAGTGGTCGGGCGTCGCGTGGCGTGACGCGTGGGCGGTGGGCAGGCTCGACAGGGGTTTGGATTGTCTTGATACTTGGGGGGCTGTGGGTTCGGGGCTTCCCTTTCGAGTGTTCACATGACTGAGCCGTTTTCGCGACGCGATTGGATCAGGACCGTTGGGGTCGTCGGTGCGGGGGCGATGGTCCCTGCGGGGGCGCTCGAGGCCTTGGGGACGGATGCGGGCGCGCCGACCACGGCGCCGACGATCGTTCCGCCCCCCCTCCCCGTCCGCGCGCTCTACGCACCTGGCGACATCGTCGAGCTGTACTCCACCAGCGAGGTCTTCATCCCGCCCAAGGGCGACTCGTTGATGAAGTTCTCGTTCGACTTCCCGGAGCCGGCGGTCGTCTTCGGTGATCATCGCTTCGCCTTCCTCCTCTTCACGGAGGAGAACACCTACGCGATGGACCGGCGGGCGATGAAGGCGAGCGGGAACGGCGACGCGCTCGAGCTCAGCTGCAATCGACTCGTGTGGGCCGGCGGGCAGGAAACGTCGCCGGGAACCGTCACGGTGAAGTTCCGGCGCACCGGGCGTACGATCGAGTGGGACATCGTGGCCGAGATGCCCAAGCCGATTCGTACCATCACCACGGTGATTCGCGACGTGCCGCGCGGCAAGGTGTCGTTCGGCGGCGGTGCGCTCATCGACCCCAAGGCAGGCGACCTGCTCGGCGGCTACACGTTCGGTGCAGGCGACCTGCACGGGGCGCAGGTGCCGTACAGCATGAACACGCCGCTTGCCATCGTACAAACCGGCGACAGCGACTTTCTCTATCTCACGTCGCGCGACACGCGGGTGCGCCCCAAGCGCTACTATTTCCAGGCTGGCGAGCGCGCCTTCCGCGCCGAGGCAATCTACGAACATGATGCATGGCGCGAGGACACACGTCTCGTCGTCCCCACGTGGCAGCTCGGCCACACCGCCACGCTCGACGAGGCGGTGGCGCTGCACATGGCGCACATCGAGCGCGCCTTCAACATCCCCACCTGGGAGGCGCGCACCGACGTCCCGGCGTGGATGCGCAACATCGCCCTCGTGATGACGCTGCACGGACAGCACTTCACCGGCTACATCTTCAACGACTACGCGCAGCAGCTGGCCATCCTGCGCTGGATCGCCACGCTGATTCCCGCCGAGCGCGTGCTGGTCTTCCTCGCCTCATGGGACGGGCGCTACTACTGGGATTACCCCAACTACATTGTGCCGGCACGCATGGGGGGCGAGGCGGGGTTCCGCACGCTCATCAAGGAGGCGCAGAAGCTGGGCTTCAGGATGATGCCCATGTACGGGACAAACTCCGCCAACCGCAAGCTCCCCAACTGGCCGAGGCTCGCCAAGGGAGCCACGCGCAAGATCGACGGCGACGTCTACAACCTCAACTGGGTCGACTGGAACAACGACCGGCACCAGGACGGGTGGGGGGCGTACATGAACCTCGGCGATGACACCTGGCGCCACTATATGGAAGGGCGCATCGCCGAGATGATCGAGCGTTTCGGCGTCGACGCCTACTTCATGGATATCGTGGGCGGGCACGTGAACAGCACCAACGGCGACATGCATGAGGGGACGCGACTCCTCGTGCAGAACTTGCGCGCCAAGTATCCCAAGGTGCTCGGCGTCGGCGAGATGCCGTACGATGCGCAGCACGCGTTCATCCCCGTGTACCACGCCGGCAACGGCCCGCTCTGGCGGAAGTACTCGAAGTTCTTCTCGCACCTGAGCGCGCCGGCCGCGGGGCGCGGGAGCACCGGCGTGCACGAGTGGGGCTTCTCCCAGTTCAACAACGAGACGCTCGGGCTCAACCCCAACGCCATTCCCACGCTCCAGGTGGTTGACGACACCTTCTCCAGACATCGTGACACCATGGCGGCGATCGTTGCAGCGGCCAAGAAGCGCGCGGGGATCGCATGAGCCGCTCGCGCAAACCTAACAAGGGACTGGGCCAGTATCGCAGCGTCGGCCGCCCCCCGGTGCGCGCCTCGCGCGCGATGCGAGAGGCGGTTTGCGAGGCCAACATCGAGTTGTTCCGGCGCGGGCTGGCACGCTTCACCTTCGGCAACGCCAGCGCCGTCGACCGCGAGCTGGGGCTCATCGTCATCAAGCCGAGCGGTGTGCCGTATGGCGCGCTCACGCCGGCCAAGATGGTGGTGACCGACCTGATGGGGGTCGTCACCGAGGGGACGTTGCGTCCGTCGTCCGATCTTCCCACGCACGCTGCACTCTTCCGCGCCTTTCCCACCATCGGCGGCGTGGCGCACACGCACTCGATGTTCGCGACCGTCTTTGCCCAGGCACGGCGCGCGATCCCCTGCCTCGGCACCACGCACGCCGACTACTTCCACGGGGCGATTCCGGTTACCAAGTCGCTCACCGCGCGCGAGATCGCCACCGACTACGAGTTCAACACCGGCGTCGCCATCATCAAGCGCTTCGACGCGCTCGACCCGCTGGCCATGCCCGCAGTGCTCGTCGCCAACCACGCCCCCTTCTGCTGGGGCGCGACGATCGTCGACGCCGTGAACAACGCCTCGTTCCTGGAGGAAGTGGCGACGATGGCGTACCACACGCTGGTGCTCGACCCCGACGCCAAGCCGTTAGGCGCGCCGTTGCTCGACAAGCATTTCCTCAGGAAGCACGGCGCCAAGGCGTACTACGGCCAGGGGTCGTGATGCATCGCCTTGCCGCCGCGGCGTGCGCGGCGTGCGCGGCCGCGCTCGTCGCCGGTTGTCACTCCAGTCCCAACCCCAACCCGCGCATCGCCCGCGACGGCGACGCCATGCTCTTCTCGTACTTCACCCGCAACGGCGAGGACGGGTTGCACCTGGCGTACAGCGAGGACGGGACGACGTGGAAGCCGATCAACGGCGCTCGCTCGCTCCTCACCCCCGCGGTGACGGGGAACGGCATCGGCTGGCAGGAGTGGGACACCAAGGCCGCGCTGATGCGCGACCCGTCCATCCTGCGTGCACCTGACGGAACGTTCTACATGGCGTGGACCATCTCGTGGACCGACCGCGGGATTGGCGTCGCCAGGTCGAAGGACCTCATCCACTGGAGCGAGCAGCGCCGCATCGGAGTGATGGACCACGAGCCTAACGCGCTGAATGCCTGGGCCCCCGACCTCTTCTGGGACGATGCAGCGAAGGAGTTCGTGATCGTCTGGTCGACGTCGATCCCTGGGCGCTTCCCGGCGACCGACTCGCTCGCCGAAAAGACCTCGCGCGGTCGCGCCGACCACCGGCTGTACTACACGACCACGAAGGACTTCGAGCACTTCGCCCCGGGAAAGCTCCTCTACGACGGCGGCTACCCCACCATCGACGGGACCATCGCGAAAGTGGGCACTCGTTATGTGCTGGTGATGAAGGACGAGACCTTCTTCCCCGAGCGCCGCAACTTGCGCGTCGCCTTCGCCGACAAGGCGACCGGGCCGTACGGGCCGGCGTCGCCCGCCTTCACCGACCTGCACACCGAGGGGCCGTCGATCCTGCGCACCGGCCGGTGGTGGTACGTGTACTACGACGAGTACACGCGGGGGCACTACGGCGCGGTGCGCACGCAGGACTTTGTCACGTTCGAGGCGTACCGCGATTCACTGCGCACGCCGCGGGGGATACGGCATGGGTCGGCGTTTCTGGCGCCGAAGGGGGTGTTGCAGCGTTTGCTGGCGCTGGATGGATCGAGGTAGGACTCAGCGCCCGCCTACTCTCCGGGCTCGGCCGAGATCACCGCGACAGCCTCCGCTGGCGACCGCACGTCGATGGGGGCGCTGCGGAAGTCGCGCGCATTCCGCGTGATGAGGGTCTGCACGCCGGCGCGCAGCCCCGCCGCTACCTGCACAGCAACTTCGAAGTCGCGCAGCCCGAGTGCCAGCGCGCGATGGAAATCCTCGCTGGTGAGCGGGACAACTTTCACGACTTGCAGCAGGTCACTGACTGCGGTGGTGGCGGTAGCGCGGTCGCGCGCGCGCTCGACGATGGAGTGCACCGTGGTAACGGTCGTCCCCGCGACCCATCCGGTGATCGCCCCTCGTGCCGCGGCATCGAGCAACTCCGCCGCCGTATCGGCCCATGGTTCCCGCGCGAGCACGACGTCGAGGATGACGTTGGTGTCCAGGAGCATCCCGATCGGTGCTGCGCGCTCCGCCGAGGGCGACGGCCGCTCACGCAGACACTTGGTCATCAGGACGAGCGACCGTACTTGTCGTCCAGATGCGCTCGATACGCATCCCGCTCCGCGTCACCCCCAGCCGCAACTCCCAGCAGTCGGCGCACCGCCGGAGAGAGCGACCGACGTCTGGGCTCAAGCGGCAGGGCGCGCAGAAAGTCCCCCACCAGTCGCGAGACGCTCGTCCCGTGTTGGCGACTGTATTGCTCCCCGCGCGACATGGCTTCGTCGTCGAGGGTGAGGTTGCGCGGTTTCTTGGCGCTTCGGGTCATGGGGCGATTGGGATGCGCATACTTCGAGTTCGCACAATGCGCATGACTGTGGGTGGCGTCAAGGTGACAGCCCGCTACTGGCCGGCCCAAGGGAAGGGCGCGCCCCCCGAACAGGCGTTCGGCTCCTGTTCTGGATCCTCGTCGCCACGTTACCAAGCTGCAGAGACCTCACCAGTCCGGCCTACATCCGCATTGCGCCTACGCCTCCCCTCCGCATGA
This genomic interval carries:
- a CDS encoding PIN domain-containing protein, producing MTKCLRERPSPSAERAAPIGMLLDTNVILDVVLAREPWADTAAELLDAAARGAITGWVAGTTVTTVHSIVERARDRATATTAVSDLLQVVKVVPLTSEDFHRALALGLRDFEVAVQVAAGLRAGVQTLITRNARDFRSAPIDVRSPAEAVAVISAEPGE
- the araD gene encoding L-ribulose-5-phosphate 4-epimerase AraD, which translates into the protein MSRSRKPNKGLGQYRSVGRPPVRASRAMREAVCEANIELFRRGLARFTFGNASAVDRELGLIVIKPSGVPYGALTPAKMVVTDLMGVVTEGTLRPSSDLPTHAALFRAFPTIGGVAHTHSMFATVFAQARRAIPCLGTTHADYFHGAIPVTKSLTAREIATDYEFNTGVAIIKRFDALDPLAMPAVLVANHAPFCWGATIVDAVNNASFLEEVATMAYHTLVLDPDAKPLGAPLLDKHFLRKHGAKAYYGQGS
- a CDS encoding carbohydrate-binding domain-containing protein; this encodes MLHTLKYSAVLAAVALAAACGGSDAVTGSDDDSSGTNNSSSSVAVSALSCSESGVNANPFTVARALASYAGHHELASDYTWNSADEATITLNGTSATTNSTAVTISGTTVTVKAQGTYRVSGTLADGQLLVTSKDTGVVRLILDGAAISNSGDAPLFVTKAAKAVIILADNSVNTLTDGTTYPANADQNAALFSKANLSIGGNGALVVNARFNDGITGKDGLVINSGKITVTSVDDAVRGKDYLIVRNGTFTLTAGGDGLKSDQEDDATLGYVLVNNGTFGVTSTGDGIQAQTAALVTGGTFTFKNGGGSNVVIADSLSAKGVKGDSLVVIDGGTITIDAADDGLHTNRSMVVNGGSVTIATGDDGVHADLDLTINGGNINVTRSYEGVENSLADMVINGGTIRVVSSDDGVNLAGAGDTQPGGVGGGASAYTLRINGGRITVFASGDGIDANGSIVMSGGCAIVHGPTSNNNAPVDYDGSFQMTGGFLVAAGSSGMAQAPGTSSTQAAVLLTLGTTRAAGTVVHIQSSTGESVLDFAPSKAFQSIALSTPKLATGKSYSLYFGGTESGTATDGSYESGTYTPPSSTASTFTLSSIVSRLTF
- a CDS encoding M20/M25/M40 family metallo-hydrolase, which translates into the protein MDQNRTAPDQLPIGDVSRRDFLQGTVASAALFAIGDTHRFAFLETQQDAVLAQITAQHDATVKMMRDWIALPSIAAENLNYPQGPEYMAKLARESGFDHVEVIPTAGKGGVFATLDSGAKTTLAVYMMYDVKQFDPKEWTSPPLEGRLVDRPGLGKVMVGRGATNTKGPQTAFLAAMKAFKGAGKKLPVNIVLVAEGEEEIGSPNFREIVFKPHVEAALRKCVGIIIPLGTQSPDGEVEINLGAKGIVELELVSTGEKWGRGPKLDVHSSYEAQIDSPAWHLVQALNTLVKADGHTPAVAGFFDKVKPLTPAQVRIIDQAIPRKNEALTKKALGVERWFADEPWRQSLIRLVSQPTINIEGLVGGYTGPGGKTILPHRAVAKIDMRLVPDMTAKGTLELLKAHLKSRGFGDIEVNMTGGYDPTETPADSKLVAAMQSAYKKLGTEPTLWPRLAGSWPGVTFTGAPLHLPAGQYGMGIGSGAHAPDEWYLIDSTNPKVAGIDGAVRSYVELFYALA
- a CDS encoding glycoside hydrolase family 127 protein produces the protein MSDLDRRDFLTRVAAGAIAGASLPVDALAQVAVPQPSNVTPMALAAPAFSPLPLGAVRPHGWLARQLQLQADGLTGHLDEFWPDVAESQWFGGEAEGWERAPYWLDGAIPLARLVNDTALSARIAKHVDHIVTHQRADGWYAPYPLDANEKRYDPWAILLANKVLTLHHEATGDDRALRAAMRSMKAMHEALPARPLFDWGRFRWYEGVVPAFYTYEKTGEAWLLDYARTLRAQGVDFAALMATDDVRVPTPRRGLWKWTKHVVNMGMATKAAALSWRLDQRPADRAFASEMIEILDRYHGQVTGMFSGDECLSGKNPLQGSELCAVVEYMYSLEILTSTFGDGAFADRLERLAYNALPATFAPDMWSHQYVQQVNQVQCTVNAQHGWSTNGPESNLYGLEPNFGCCTANMHQGWPKFAQHLWMTTPDEGLAAMAWAPCTVQTTLKGTPVKVVVDTDYPFRESVRITLTTERATRFPLALRIPAWAEGATVQVGMGEPMRARAGSVYRLTREWSGITTLDVRLPMAPKITTRYNGAVAVERGPLVYSLKLGEEWTRVNADKPHRELPHGDFEVRPATPWNYGLIVDPDKPAESVRFAEHPVGERPFAPDGAGMSATVRARRIPRWGLENGWAGEISPVDNTWADPRRAPTNEPEEEVTLIPYGCTNIRVTEFPRVQ
- a CDS encoding glycoside hydrolase family 43 protein codes for the protein MMHRLAAAACAACAAALVAGCHSSPNPNPRIARDGDAMLFSYFTRNGEDGLHLAYSEDGTTWKPINGARSLLTPAVTGNGIGWQEWDTKAALMRDPSILRAPDGTFYMAWTISWTDRGIGVARSKDLIHWSEQRRIGVMDHEPNALNAWAPDLFWDDAAKEFVIVWSTSIPGRFPATDSLAEKTSRGRADHRLYYTTTKDFEHFAPGKLLYDGGYPTIDGTIAKVGTRYVLVMKDETFFPERRNLRVAFADKATGPYGPASPAFTDLHTEGPSILRTGRWWYVYYDEYTRGHYGAVRTQDFVTFEAYRDSLRTPRGIRHGSAFLAPKGVLQRLLALDGSR